In Pygocentrus nattereri isolate fPygNat1 chromosome 3, fPygNat1.pri, whole genome shotgun sequence, the DNA window TTTGAACTAATTTGAATGAGATCTTTTAAAGTGCAGTCACACATCTTAGAAAAAGTAAAACTTCACTGAACATTTCTGCATGTTTGTCTTATTCAGCTGGAAGGACGggttaaaatgcttaaaatgtctCTATCACTACCCTAATTCCTTTGTCCTCTGTCTTTTTCAAATGTGCaatcaataaaacaaataacccTACTAATgaatatattattacatattattagtACAATTATcaatatatatttgaaaattgTTGTTGTaattacaatataataaatactttatagtgattaaaaaaataattcaagAAGACACACTGGTTTAATTGGAACTATAtttaaaaccaaaatgaaaaccttttttttttcattcacataataaatacatttgccACTTGTGCATCAAAACATATTTGAGCatatttacattataaataaatttaGAGAAGGATTTCTCTTGctgtggaaaaaacaaacaaacaaaagaagtgaGCCAGTTTCTCCCACCCAGCAGGCAGAGAGCAAGGGAACCTCAGAGCGCTCCCCTATAATCGTCCATCTGCATCAGTCAGTCTCGCATCCCCTTGGCTCCCTAACATGTCCCCCAGCAGCACGCATACTGCAACTCCTCCAAGTGAGTCCTTCGGTCCTTCTGTCCTTCATCACTTCACGCTCATTCACTCCAGCTCAGCAGACTGATTCTCACATCCTGCCTCATCAGCTACAACCTGCAGCCACTTCATAACTCACTGAAGAGCAGTCCCCCATCATGCCATGAgggtgaaataaaagaaaaagaggtcTTTACAATTGCATAATCTTTGTTGCCCTGCTAATAACTGccaaacacaaactgcagcttCAGAGCTGAATTTCCAGAGAGTGATTTAAGTGGGGTTGGCTTGGTTTGGGGTAATGCtgtgaaatatattttgaagtaaaaaaaaatccagttttcTGATACTTATTTTAACACCCTGCACAATGTGTGAATCTGACATACAGTTACCACTCACACGCTTCCACAGGGCACAGAACAACACGCAGGGTCAAAATGGTTTTGTACAATTATGAGCATAAAAACAATTCAAGAACATCATGCCTTTGGGCTATTGTGCCAATTATAAAGagtattttcctttttctattAGCCATAGTAGTTTCACGGTTACTGGTGTTTCTGTGCATGACAGGGAGGAGACTACAGTTCACATGCTCAAATGCAGTGGAAAATAATGATGTATAGAAACGCATCACTACCCACCATACTGAACTGAGCACATAACAGAGAAATAGACCAGGGTGGATTCTTAGTGTTCTGTTCTTTATCAAGTCTTGCCATAAAGTAGAAAGAATAGCACTGTAACTATATTAACTATACTAACTATAGGTGAATACTGTATTGCAGCATTAGTGgtacactgcaatttcccttttacatataaaaatccCTTTTATGGTCTCATTTCATGACCTATAGAAGCTCATGAGTGGTAATTTTTggctaaaaatattttttgtggaaaaaatagaattctcctttaaagtcaTTATCTAGCATCTTGAACTAAACAGTTTTGAAAATCTTGGCCTAGTGTTACATCTATAATTATGGCAAAAGTAATGATATTATAACCTTCCAGTTAAACtcatgagagaaaaaaatcaaaaagctATTGCCTACtgtaaacagtttaaacatATTTGATACTCCTTTGTATATTTATGCTGCTTTTCAGGCAAAAAAGATGTTTGTTCTTGCAGCAGTAAAATTTCATGTCTTAATATCATTCTCCTTCATACCTTGAAGGGGGGTTAAATTAAGACAATGATTAATTGTCAGGGAGAAAGACTAAAGAAGACATGAAGGCTTTAAAATGGTAGCACTCAAATGCATAATACAAAGGAAATTTGACACATTtgtcaaaaaatggaaaatgtgacCTAAATCATTATGATCCTTTGAGACAATCAGGTCATTCATTCTCTTCTTCATGTATGGGAAAGATGAAAGCAGCAACAGTGGCTGTAAAGACATGGTAAATGCACTAAAATTTTTGTCAACTCACATTCAATGTAATAACATACTAACATTTTAATTATAGGTTTGTCTTTTCCCCAGACACAGGTATTTGGAAAAAGTCAAGCTAATTACTCTGACCAGTTCCTTCCTCTACCAGACTGTGTACAATttgttgcattaaaaaaaagaaaaaataaccaCATTGTTTCTGCTTCGCTTGTAAAATAGTGGTTATGCAGTGTAAAATattgattatttaaaatatttgaagtTCCTCTGAACTGCCTTTTAAATGCATGAATGGAGTTCCCTTAATATCCTTTAATACTGAAATCTAGAATTCATCTACAGCAATGCAAATAGGAACATAAAAGCtctcaaaacagacaaacaaacaaatgaacaaacaaaaaaacaaattccTGTTTAGTTccgtgggggaaaaaaaacagtggggGCGAGCCCAGTCACGGCAAGTGTGTTGCTAAGCGTCAGCTGCCGTTCGAGATGATGACGGAGGTCCCTTTATGGCTGGGCGGCTGCTCGGCTTGCATGCGCAAGTGAGAGGCCATTTCATAGTGTGAGGAGCCTGCACAGCCCAGTGAGTAGCCTCTGAAGCTGTCTGCCTCATAGAGGTGCTCCAGTGTGTAGCCTGTGAGGGAATAGGCTGCGTGTTTGTCCAGGTACTGGCGGGGGTGGGAGGGGTAGAGTGCTGGGGTGGGGGACGTGGTGCAAGACCCAGTTAGGGCTAGCtggtgctggtgctgctgtggAGATGACAGCTCAGTCTGCAAAAAGTCTTTGGCTTTGGCCAGCCGCTCAGAACCAGGGCTGCTGAGGCGGGACAGAGGGGCAGGACTAGGTGCAGGACTGATCACCTGAGCCGGCCCCCGACACACAGAGCCCTGCAGGGCCGCCTGGGGGAACTCTGGGCTGAAGCAGGAGCCATGGCTCTTAGCTAGGCCATTCGCAGGGCCCAGTGGCTCTGCGTTGCCCTTTCTCAGCTGTAGTcggttttcttcttcttttatcATCTGCTGCGTAGCCCGGATCAGTGTCTCAATCTTGCTGGGCTCCTGAGGACTCGAACGGAAGTGGTCCCCACGGTACCGGTCCCCTGAATCACTGGCCGAGCCACCATCAGGTGAGCTGACTGCACTGTCCTCGTCCCAGTGGCCCCTCACTGCAAGCAGGAAAAAGAACCATTATCTCTGTGTCAAAATATATGTTCGCAGGATTGAAGAGGCACAAAATTCCATATCGCAGCCTCAGATGCTCTACCTTccagttaaaaaacaaacataaaaaagcaaTTGATTACTGTAAACAGTTTGAACAGGCTTGATACACCTTTGTATATTCTACTTTGTAAGTAGAAGATTTTTATGCAAGAGCAACTGAAGGGAAAATCAAAGTATATAAAGGTTTTGGATATGAAACCTACCAGACTCTCTGATAATAGAAGTCTGATCCGTGAGACTACAAACGTGATAAACATGACACACATCTGATATTTGTGTGAATTTACAGTGTGAATACAAAAACTCAGATCTTATTACATCACACTGGAACAAATTTCACACCTTTAGACTCACTCTGACTTAAACTCACCATGCAGGCTGTGGATGGATGCGATGTGAGGCATAATACCTTCATACCCATCTCCATTCTCAGGTGGAGATTTGGGTAGAGGCAGGACTGAGCGGGCTGCACCCCACCACGCCTCTCGCCCGGCTTGAGGAGTACCCAAAAAGTACCTGCCAGCCTCACATCGCCCCCGCTCGCAGGCCTGTGAATGGTTGTGGCTCTGGTGGTCAGCAGAGGCATGGTGCTCCTCAGAAAGAGGCAGACTGTAGCAAAGTGATCGTGGCTCCGGGAACTGGCGGTAGACGCAGGATGCATCCATGCTTTCATTCTGCTCCAATAGCTGAGGAGAGGCGGAGTCAGTGAGAGGGCTCCCGCCCCACGGGCTACTGTCCTGATCAGACTCAGAGCGCTCTGTGTGGAAGCCTGGGTACTGcacaaaaccacacagacaaacaaatcAACACTCACTGAAACCCATCACTAAATCTGCATTGTACTGCTTATCTATGTTCCAGCCCATATCTATTGTTCCTATAGAAAAATGATTCCCAATTGTGGGTCCATAATTATCATACTTTTCAaagtatatataaacacacctATGTAATAATTTATTGGGAAATATTCCCATGTATTTCGTTACATCCCATGGTATTCCCATGTATTTagttacatcccaaccctggaAACATCACTGACTGAGCAATGgaaaacaacatataaaattaaataaacgcTTACATATGTGTTATTAAATCTAATcagaggggaaccctcaggTCTCCACTATAAatctgtaattttttatttaatagaatcatcatgaattttatatttaaactttGGTGATACTCTTATATAATTGTTACATTTTGCTTGGAAATAAAAAGTTTAAATTCTTGAAACCcccaacagaaaattacacaattaggattttttttttctctgtggtatctaggtagatagaatcaagcaagctctcccattggctaGAAATTTAGGAGCAGGACTGAAGTCCTATAATATAATTAATCAGTGACAGTGGAaccaatcatcatcatcatcaatcacattttaatttacaaCAGGGGGAACCAATTTTGAGAAGAAAAGATCAATGAAtacaaaaatgaatacaaaattCTTAACATTATTTTGACTCTTATCACCTGCCTCAGCCCACCACTGCTTCTACACTTCCACTGCCCTTTCATGACCTAAGCCAACAACTCACCAAATCCCAATTACAAAATTTCACTATTAAGTGAGTAGCTATGCGATAATTTAGTTAATGGCATGAATATAATTTGCCACAGAATGCGTGCACAAGTCCAAACACCAAAGCTAAGCTTTTCAGTCAACCCTCAAAGGAGTTTATTAACACAtagattaataactggctcatcACAGTGATctgtcagtctactcaggcttatctaaaaatgtaaaaagcaacagTAGTTTGAattctgcctttacaaaatgtagcTTGGACCAAATACAGatacttaatttctgtattttagATATGTATTCACAATACTTGTATTCCATTACAttccaaccctggtcctagaTACATCAATAACTGtgtcaaaacacacaacagtAGTGTGTCAACAGTAGTGTGACCAGTGCATTTCACTCATATGCTAGTATTGGAAAACTACATGCAAGATAAAATAAGTGTTAACATGCATGTTAggagcttcaaataaaacatagaatGTGTTTTACAATCTTCAAATGTCCATCTTTAATCTAGAATGACCAAAAAATGTCCATGTGAATCactgctaacatactactagaatcccataagGGAGTgtgcagaaattagcattagagttatttttacctatttttgaccaaatttgtttatttgtggaaTGAGCAGAAGGTGTAGCTCTAACAAACCTGGTTTGCCATACCTAATCTAGTTGACTTAACCATGCTCAGCTCAAAAGTAGCCACTGTTGCAAAGTTTGtataagctttacagaatgttgcCAAAAATCTCAGTCAACTTAATGAAACATTTCAATATCAGTTGTCAGGTTGGAGATACCAGGGACAAATTTGTCACTCTACTGTTAACCCAATGATACAAAAAACAACTACCTTCAGAAAAAGTTGCGTATTTATTTACGAGAACTTTTGCCATGTCATTTTCATACAGTTTGAGTGTATACTCACATGTGAGTAGGGGGAGAGTCGTGTCTTAGGTTTGGTGCGGGACACCCTACTTTTATTCCCTTTCCTGCTGTCGCTGATGGGGTTGGAGGGGCTACTGTAGGTGAAGGCTGGCTTGGTGGACGTCGCTTGGTCTAAGGATAGCTGTAGACCTTTATACTCTGTGTCCCTGTTGAGAGAAAAGACAACATTACAGCTGAAGCTCAACAGGTATTGCACTCAGCAAGATTAAAATCAATACTTTCATTACACGAAGGCAAGGTCTCCGGCAGAGTGGTGTGTGATGTTGTTTGTGCAAGTGTGTCtccagtgtgtttttgtgtaccAGGGCATTTATTTCAGCTCTTtcaatgctgtaaatgtgagcCAACATCTGTTTGGTAATTAAGACGCAGTTGCTCATTTGTGGGACAATGacgtgtatgtatgtgtgtaagagagacagagagagagtgtttgtgtgtgtgcgcacgtgtgtgtgtgtgtgtttgagaggaGGCGGTGCAATTGGAAGCCATTGTTTCTCCTGTAGGATTGGTGCAAGGCTTTTACAAACACATGGCAGAGGGCAAGCGTCTCCGTTCAAATACACAGTGAGATTAAGAGCTATGTCTGGCTAAATCAAGCTCACAAGCAGATCCCACATGAGGCATAACTAGGAAATGGGAATTGATTTCTGAGTAAAGTGTGGTATGGATTTTGCTCCCTATGATGAATCAACTCGCAGACAAAGAAAACTGTGTCCAGAGAGCACGCCAGCCAAGGATGGAGCCATGTCCTCCTCTAGAGACCCTGCAGCATCACTCCAACAATATGTAGACACGTAGCAATGAGCACAGAGGGAAACATCTTGAAAGgagacagaaatacacacagatGCAACAGTTTTTCTACAGAGTCAGAGCATGGGATCATACgtacactgttcaaaagtttggaatcactttgctgttattttcttcacttttaattTAGACACTGTAGACTGAGATACTACAAGCTAGAGGTATTTCAATCTGTTTTACTCAACTTTCAATTATTTGAGGTGTAAAAAGGAAACATtactaaatgataaataatagaGTGTGATTATTTATTTCTGGTAATTTCTTGCTACATTATTTGCCTTGATTGGATCACCTCTAGACATGTGCCAATACAAAACATGCAATATCACAATAATTACTTAACACAAAAACTACAATTACTTGTCATTTTATAATGGTTTATGATATCACAAAATTgcattaagtaaaaaaaaaacatacataacaCGTACAATTTTGTAATCTTGATGGACATCATATCTTTGATTTACccttgatttttctttttttcaggctGGGTGGAAGACCTTTTGTACTCTAGATAGCACTGAGAGTACATTTAGCATGAGCTGTGAAGGTGCTCAGATGAATAATACACTAAAACAGCTGTGCATCAATTCACAATACAGTCACAAAATGCAGTGACAGGATTTCGAAGTGCCCAAGATCTTATTATTGAATATGGACACATGTTTACTCACTATCAGTATTCTGGGCACTAATTTTAGTATAAGTTCATTCCCAATGTTTTACTGCTTTCTTAGTCAAGGAATCATCTACGGCTTTGTTTGtaattctggacacatctaaagTTTCAGGTCTCAAGTAGCAGCACcataataaaatgatttaatgtgTTTATCTGCAACAgttttgcttgtattttattgaaaatagtgATCTCAAACTGTGAATTGTGATTCCAAACTTGTGAATGGATGTGTTATGTTTTGCAGGAATTTTCTAACCCCAACAAACTTTCCCAAATCTTCTCTAAGTATTCCAACTTTTCACTAAATCTATGTCTCCACCAAAACTCTATCCCTACCTCTCAGATTGTTAGTTCTGACTGTAAAGCTGTTTGGTGACAATCTTGCctgtaaaaagctctatacATGTTGAATTTAACTGAACCTCAGTATCCAACAGGACATGTTTTGCCCTTTCAGtgtgaaaacatgaaatatgcAGGGCCACTCATAGGAATTTTGGGGCCCCTGAAAATTTCATGCATGGGCCCTTTGCTTAACTTGCCTTAACAAAATCCGTCACAACATTAAAACGTGGCATAGTTCACCTAACGCTACCTTTTTGTTTTAGCTCCTCAATTCCAACTATTACCGTCATCTGTAGATACAGCAAGTTGAGAATTTAAACAACATGCCTGCATGAAACTGgctgaaataatgtttttctaTGAAAGTATGCTTCTCTTTAAAAGCACCGCATCTTTGCTGTCAAACCATAATTCTATAATGAACTGTTTCTGCATAGTATAGAACTCATTTATCCAGCTATAAATCACAGTTAAATCCTAGAGTTTAGAGATACtctgtttttcaatttttactTTATCCATGTCCAAAGATAGAAGAGGAGATTGCAAGGTTTCCATAGCATACAATGTAAACACCAGATTACTTTCTACACCGCCTTCTACACCTCTATacttttacaataaaaataaataaataaataaataaataaaatacttatCAAAGTCAAGACCCTATTTTAGACTTTCACACTATAGGTTACTCCTGCTGTCAGATTTTTGTCCTGAAACTATATCGAAACTCATACTTACACACttacatatgtacacacacacctacatatCCTCTAAAAAATGAGTGAGCCATAGTCTCTTGGTAAATAGGGATCTATATCTAGGGTCACAGGCCATATACAGaagtcaaaacagtcaaaagATTTTGCAATAGAGTGGCCAGTCTCAGtttcacaatacacacacacacacacacacacacacacacacacacacacacacacacacacacacacacacacacacacacacacactctgacttCACACCTCCTACTGCAGTCAGTGAGTGAACAAGCATACATTCTGATAAGAGTCATGATAAGAGGCCAGACACATTCACCTTATTCTGCAGCAAACATAGATTAGCTTTGCAATTATGAgacaacacatgcacacatgtggAAGGGTCAAATAGGGAGCAAGTCTCGACATCATCGCTTATACTCATGAGAGCAAACCCTTCCTGAACAGACTTTCTCAATGGAATAAGCGCACTGATCCATGAATCAAATGCATGCATATCATAATGGGGAAGGAAAAGAACTCTCAGCAACACACTTAGCAAGCTGTGCGCTATAAACACTCATCATCTTTACAGCCTATTAATTAAAGCTCATAAACACTTCGTTTTATGACTGTGAGCTTGGGGAGGTGTGTGAAGCTGTTGCCAGCCTCACATCAGTGTGAACATGCACCACCTCTATTGCTTAATGGAGGCTTTTATGGACTGCAGTCATTTACATCTGCAACAAGGAGGCTGAATAGGCCCAAGCATTGGCACTGGTTCCATAGTGCTTCCTGGACGAGTGAAGGCAAAAACACAACGTTTCACTCATCCATGCAGCCCTCACTCTCTTAGCTTGACATGAAGGATGGCTCCTCTGCCAGAGCCTCTTCATTCTTTCCGGAGAGTTCCAGTGGAAAGTTTGTAGTGATAATGCATCTGCTTTATCAGAATGAATGCATGACAAATAAATCAGCCCTGACTCCCTCCCTCTGCCATATAATTTGTGTATGGAGCAGACACACAGCTGGGCATGTTGttttaaagagagagaaacttcCCACCTGAGAGCAAAGCACTATCACAGCCACACCATGACCCTCTCAACAAAGAGCTGAGGGAGAAAGCTATGAATCCTGATCACTAGCAGCACAGAAGGGTTCTAAGAGTATTGCAAATACCTAACAGTGcgtttaatttaattatgtaatCACACTGCCCAAATATGACCAGGATGTCATTTTACAACAAGTTCAAGTTGGTTATTATTACTTTTCCAAATATGTTTTTAAGAGCTCAAATGTATCATCTCTATTTTAAAATCTTGCAACTCTGAGAGTGTAAACACATTATAACAAATTGACCGATGTGAATGTTCCAAACGGAACAATGTTTTGTTGTATAAACtaacagcactgtgcaaaagtcccaGACCACACTTCATTTAATTGCTTTGGAGTCAAACGAGCATTGAATAgtatagaatagaatttaccaccatttgtcactgtgtttgcaatctgtggaattagacctctgcatttaacccatccatgcagtgaaacacatttacatttacatttatagcatttagcagacgctcttatccagagcgacttacaagaagcaTACACCCAcgtgcatgcacactagtgaacacacacaccagggggc includes these proteins:
- the sim1a gene encoding single-minded homolog 1-A — translated: MKEKSKNAARTRREKENSEFYELAKLLPLPSAITSQLDKASIIRLTTSYLKMRIVFPEGLGESWGHVSRASSLDNVGRELGSHLLQTLDGFIFVVAPDGKIMYISETASVHLGLSQVELTGNSIYEYIHPADHDEMTAVLTAHQPYHSHFVQEYEMERSFFLRMKCVLAKRNAGLTCGGYKVIHCSGYLKIRQYSLDMSPFDGCYQNVGLVAVGHSLPPSAVTEIKLHSNMFMFRASLDMKLIFLDSRVAELTGYEPQDLIEKTLYHHVHSCDTFHLRCAHHLLLVKGQVTTKYYRFLAKEGGWVWVQSYATIVHNSRSSRPHCIVSVNYVLTDTEYKGLQLSLDQATSTKPAFTYSSPSNPISDSRKGNKSRVSRTKPKTRLSPYSHYPGFHTERSESDQDSSPWGGSPLTDSASPQLLEQNESMDASCVYRQFPEPRSLCYSLPLSEEHHASADHQSHNHSQACERGRCEAGRYFLGTPQAGREAWWGAARSVLPLPKSPPENGDGYEGIMPHIASIHSLHVRGHWDEDSAVSSPDGGSASDSGDRYRGDHFRSSPQEPSKIETLIRATQQMIKEEENRLQLRKGNAEPLGPANGLAKSHGSCFSPEFPQAALQGSVCRGPAQVISPAPSPAPLSRLSSPGSERLAKAKDFLQTELSSPQQHQHQLALTGSCTTSPTPALYPSHPRQYLDKHAAYSLTGYTLEHLYEADSFRGYSLGCAGSSHYEMASHLRMQAEQPPSHKGTSVIISNGS